In a single window of the Nicotiana tomentosiformis chromosome 8, ASM39032v3, whole genome shotgun sequence genome:
- the LOC138898128 gene encoding uncharacterized protein, with protein MTVSEYAVRFSELARHAPALVAAVRERICRFIEGLHPSIQTSMAWELERDITYQQAVSIARRVEGMIAQDREEREAKRSRETGHYSGARAPATCYGRGFVSRPVHSALPAAIVESVPVVRDFPDVFPADLSGMPLDRDSDFGIDLLPDTQPIFIPPYRMAPPELERFKEQLKK; from the exons atgactgtttcggagtatgcagtccgtttcagtgagttagctcgccatgcaccagCTCTGGTTGCTGCAGTCAGAGAGAGGAtttgtcgcttcattgagggactccaccccagtattcagaCCAGTATGGCCTGGGAATTGGAGagggacatcacttatcagcaggcagtgagcattgccaggagagtggagggcatgatcgcccaggatagagaggagagagaggccaagaggtctcgagagactggtcattattcaggagctcgtgcgccAGCAAcatgctatggtaggggttttgtgagtcgccctgttcattcagctcttccagcagccatcg ttgagtcagttccagtagtgagggactttccagatgtgtttccagctgatctttcgggcatgccgctcgACAGAGATagtgattttggcattgatttgttgccggacactcagcccatttttattcctccctaccgtatggctcctcctgagttggagaggtttaaggagcagttgaagaagTAG
- the LOC104087740 gene encoding 2S seed storage albumin protein-like, with translation MAKVMIIGVVSLAVLLMAVTASSFRTTITIAEDAENPREQISQRCQQQIQRAQQLRSCEQYLRQSTRFSEEEEEFDNQGRDWRQEFPRCCEQLEQIQDEQCRCEGIRQVVQQQQQRGELQGRERQEVFRTAQTLPGLCRISPQRCEIPTRSPFF, from the exons ATGGCTAAAGTAATGATCATTGGAGTTGTTTCTTTAGCCGTACTTTTAATGGCAGTCACAGCTTCTAGCTTTCGTACCACAATTACCATAGCTGAAGATGCTGAAAACCCAAGGGAGCAAATTTCCCAACGTTGCCAGCAACAAATCCAAAGGGCACAGCAGTTACGCTCTTGCGAACAGTATTTGAGACAAAGCACCAGATTCTCTGAGGAGGAAGAGGAATTTGACAACCAAGGCAGAGACTGGCGCCAAGAATTTCCTAG GTGCTGTGAGCAGCTGGAACAAATACAAGATGAGCAGTGCAGATGTGAAGGAATAAGGCAGGTGGTGCAGCAGCAGCAACAGAGAGGAGAATTGCAAGGCAGAGAAAGACAAGAAGTTTTCAGGACTGCTCAGACCCTTCCCGGTTTATGCCGCATTAGCCCTCAACGATGCGAAATCCCAACCCGCAGTCCCTTCTTCTAA
- the LOC104113041 gene encoding 2S seed storage albumin protein-like, whose translation MARVMILGAISLAILFMAITVSSSRSITITVSEEAENQQSRRCQQQIQQAQQLRSCQQYLRQRSQSSEEEEDQSRGDVQRCCQQLQQIQDPQCRCEGLRQVVQQEQQRGELQGRERQEMLQTAQNLPGLCRVSPQRCEIQTRSWF comes from the exons ATGGCTAGAGTAATGATTCTTGGAGCCATTTCTTTAGCCATACTTTTCATGGCAATCACTGTTTCTAGCTCCCGTAGTATCACCATTACTGTTTCTGAAGAGGCTGAGAACCAACAGTCCCGTCGCTGCCAGCAACAAATCCAACAG GCACAGCAGCTACGTTCATGTCAGCAGTATCTGAGGCAGAGAAGCCAATCTTCTGAGGAAGAAGAGGACCAAAGCCGCGGCGACGTACAACGTTGCTGTCAGCAGCTGCAACAGATTCAAGATCCACAATGCCGTTGCGAGGGACTAAGGCAAGTGGTGCAACAAGAGCAACAGAGAGGAGAATTGCAGGGAAGAGAAAGGCAAGAAATGCTTCAGACTGCTCAGAATCTCCCCGGTTTATGCCGCGTTAGCCCTCAGCGATGTGAAATCCAAACCCGCAGCTGGTTTTAA